The following are from one region of the Cryptosporangium minutisporangium genome:
- a CDS encoding PRC and DUF2382 domain-containing protein: MSAQWKAGELLDREVFDRHGDRIGTVERVYVDAQSQAPTFIAIRTGLLSRSSSIVPLTGAVPDQGAVVLPLEKDRVKGAPTVEPAGRNGGLSPAQERALHTFFGLTPDDDAPQARTPATPPPSPATAPQPPAPSPPAQQTVSTERAADDAMTRSEEQLRIHTESQPAARARLKKYVVTEEVQVTVPVSREEFRVEWEPIDPDADPATTTPADAVEASDTDDTDEGVTLHAERIVVRTETVPTERVHLAKEQVTDEQTVSGQVRREKIDLEQPPPD; the protein is encoded by the coding sequence GTGTCAGCACAGTGGAAAGCTGGCGAGTTGCTCGACCGAGAGGTGTTCGACCGCCACGGAGACCGGATCGGCACCGTCGAGCGCGTCTACGTCGACGCCCAGTCGCAGGCGCCGACGTTCATCGCGATCCGGACCGGCCTCCTGAGCCGGTCGTCCAGCATCGTTCCACTGACGGGCGCGGTGCCCGACCAGGGCGCGGTGGTGTTGCCGCTGGAGAAGGACCGGGTGAAGGGCGCACCGACGGTCGAGCCGGCCGGGCGGAACGGTGGGCTGTCCCCCGCCCAGGAACGCGCTCTGCACACGTTCTTCGGCCTGACCCCCGACGACGATGCCCCGCAGGCACGGACGCCGGCCACGCCGCCGCCCTCTCCTGCTACGGCGCCGCAGCCACCGGCGCCCTCCCCGCCCGCTCAGCAGACCGTCTCCACCGAGCGGGCTGCGGACGACGCGATGACGCGATCGGAGGAGCAACTCCGCATCCACACGGAGAGTCAGCCGGCCGCGCGAGCGCGCCTGAAGAAGTACGTCGTCACCGAGGAAGTGCAGGTCACCGTCCCGGTGTCCCGGGAGGAGTTCCGGGTGGAGTGGGAACCGATCGACCCCGACGCCGACCCGGCCACCACCACCCCGGCGGACGCCGTCGAGGCCTCGGACACCGACGACACCGACGAGGGCGTCACGCTGCACGCCGAGCGAATCGTCGTCCGGACCGAGACCGTGCCGACCGAACGCGTCCACCTCGCGAAGGAGCAGGTGACCGACGAACAGACGGTCTCCGGACAGGTCCGGCGGGAGAAGATCGACCTCGAGCAACCCCCGCCGGACTGA
- a CDS encoding PRC and DUF2382 domain-containing protein, with amino-acid sequence MLTQEQIPSLIDSTAYDPSGDKIGAIKQVYLDDRTDQPQFATVHTGLFGLKETFVPLEGAELRGDRVVVPVDKAQVKDAPNIDPDGSDGSLTPHQVAELYRHYHLSSAPSGTRDTYAAQVGRDTARGEDEQWSEQGTGRTERTERTGRSGRTDDAMTVSEERLNVDTETHEAGRARLRKYVVTEDVQQTVPVTRERVRVEREPITEANRDQALSGPAISESEHEVTLHEEKPVVQKEAVPVERVRLGKETVTEEETVGGQVRKERIDTDGV; translated from the coding sequence ATGCTGACCCAGGAACAGATCCCGTCGCTCATCGATTCGACCGCGTACGACCCTTCGGGTGACAAGATCGGCGCGATCAAGCAGGTCTACCTCGACGACCGCACCGACCAGCCCCAGTTCGCCACCGTCCACACCGGTCTGTTCGGGCTCAAGGAGACGTTCGTGCCGCTGGAGGGCGCCGAGCTCCGCGGCGACCGGGTCGTCGTCCCGGTGGACAAGGCGCAGGTGAAGGACGCGCCGAACATCGATCCGGACGGTAGCGACGGATCCCTGACCCCGCACCAGGTCGCCGAGCTCTACCGGCACTACCACCTGTCCTCCGCGCCGAGCGGTACCCGCGACACGTACGCGGCGCAGGTCGGCCGGGACACCGCCCGCGGGGAAGACGAGCAGTGGTCCGAGCAGGGCACCGGCCGCACCGAGCGCACTGAGCGCACGGGCCGCAGCGGCCGCACCGACGACGCGATGACCGTGTCGGAGGAGCGGCTGAACGTCGACACCGAGACCCACGAGGCGGGGCGAGCCCGGCTGCGCAAGTACGTGGTGACCGAGGACGTCCAGCAGACCGTGCCGGTGACCCGTGAGCGCGTCCGCGTCGAGCGTGAGCCGATCACCGAGGCCAACCGGGACCAGGCGCTCTCCGGTCCGGCGATCTCCGAGTCCGAGCACGAGGTGACGCTCCACGAGGAGAAGCCGGTCGTGCAGAAGGAGGCCGTTCCGGTGGAGCGGGTCCGCCTCGGCAAGGAGACCGTCACCGAGGAGGAGACCGTCGGCGGTCAGGTCCGGAAGGAGCGGATCGACACCGACGGGGTCTGA
- a CDS encoding serine hydrolase domain-containing protein, with amino-acid sequence MFRIPRTGRTRRWRPPPATSPPQRRGSRVEPARPQQRGRLVPAALGVAAVSLAGLCVATPAQAAPPTCVPATAAAAADYFDRTVPAKLARDDVPGAVVSVVSGTRTVFTAGYGQADVARAVPMDGDRSLVRIASITKLFTATAVMQQVEAGRLDLDVDVNSYLKDFEVPRTYPQPITLRMLLSHTAGFEDRIMGTGARTAADVQPLGEYLAENMPDRIRPPGVVSAYSNYGAALAGYLVQLVSGEPYDQYIQRHVLAPLRMDHTTASEPVPKALAGDLARSYGDDGAVPFTFDQLTPDGAISATASDMAHFAIAHLNQGTYGSERILAPKTVATMHTRSFSADPRLGGGYAHGFVDRTFNGHRVLMHDGSWEGFGSALLLIPDCDLGMFFSVNSADGFEVLGEVIEGFLDRFAPGSAPTASGDETNPPQAGFYAPTRRNASGMEKLLTLLGPARLRVEDDGSIRFRSKTWTPQGDGSYRSDDDHLVAVSGSDGVRYVATDGPTFELLDRAKTLPFNLGVLVAFAVAALSALAIPIAAVWRRFRRRSIRPGVRRTWRVSRGLAAGAALLGLGFLVGLAAALFGDTSAYIYGAPLGFRLLFFLPLIALALTAGAVGCTIAGWRGAAVVSRVHQVVLLGGLGALAWFCWQWNLLGWQFG; translated from the coding sequence GTGTTCCGCATCCCCCGCACCGGCCGAACGCGCCGGTGGCGCCCGCCACCGGCCACGTCGCCGCCGCAGCGACGCGGTTCACGGGTCGAACCGGCGCGACCGCAGCAGCGCGGCCGACTGGTGCCGGCGGCGCTGGGTGTCGCCGCGGTGAGCCTGGCCGGACTATGCGTGGCGACGCCCGCCCAGGCGGCGCCCCCGACCTGCGTACCGGCGACGGCGGCCGCCGCCGCGGACTACTTCGACCGGACGGTGCCGGCCAAGCTCGCCCGCGACGACGTGCCGGGCGCGGTCGTGTCGGTGGTGTCCGGCACCCGGACCGTGTTCACCGCGGGCTACGGGCAGGCCGACGTCGCCCGGGCCGTCCCGATGGACGGCGATCGGTCGCTGGTGCGGATCGCGTCGATCACCAAGTTGTTCACCGCGACCGCGGTGATGCAGCAGGTCGAGGCGGGCCGCCTGGACCTGGACGTGGACGTCAATTCGTACCTGAAGGACTTCGAGGTCCCGCGGACGTACCCGCAGCCGATCACCCTGCGCATGCTGCTCAGCCACACCGCGGGCTTCGAGGACCGGATCATGGGCACCGGCGCGCGGACCGCCGCGGACGTCCAGCCGCTCGGCGAGTACCTGGCCGAAAACATGCCGGACCGGATCCGGCCGCCCGGGGTGGTCTCCGCGTACTCCAACTACGGCGCGGCGCTGGCCGGATATCTGGTGCAGTTGGTCAGCGGCGAGCCGTACGACCAGTACATCCAACGGCACGTGCTCGCGCCGCTCCGGATGGACCACACGACCGCGTCAGAGCCGGTACCGAAGGCGCTCGCCGGGGATCTCGCGCGCAGCTACGGCGACGACGGGGCGGTTCCGTTCACGTTCGACCAGCTCACCCCGGACGGCGCGATCAGCGCGACGGCGTCGGACATGGCGCACTTCGCGATCGCGCACCTGAACCAGGGGACGTACGGATCCGAGCGCATCCTCGCGCCGAAGACCGTGGCGACGATGCACACCCGCTCGTTCTCCGCCGATCCGCGGCTCGGTGGCGGGTACGCGCACGGCTTCGTCGACCGGACGTTCAACGGCCACCGGGTGCTGATGCACGACGGCAGCTGGGAGGGGTTCGGCAGCGCACTGCTGCTGATCCCGGACTGCGACCTCGGCATGTTCTTCTCGGTGAACTCCGCCGACGGCTTCGAGGTGCTGGGCGAGGTCATCGAGGGCTTCCTCGACCGGTTCGCGCCCGGCTCCGCGCCGACGGCGTCGGGCGACGAGACAAATCCTCCGCAGGCCGGCTTCTACGCGCCGACCCGCCGCAACGCCTCGGGCATGGAGAAGCTGCTCACGCTGCTCGGTCCCGCGCGCCTGCGGGTGGAGGACGATGGTTCCATCCGGTTCAGGAGCAAGACGTGGACGCCCCAGGGCGACGGTTCGTACCGCAGCGACGACGACCACCTGGTGGCCGTGTCGGGCTCGGACGGGGTCCGGTACGTCGCCACGGACGGACCCACCTTCGAGTTGCTGGACCGCGCCAAGACGCTGCCGTTCAACCTGGGTGTTCTGGTGGCGTTCGCGGTCGCGGCGCTGAGTGCGCTGGCGATACCGATCGCCGCGGTGTGGCGGCGGTTCCGGCGGCGGTCGATCCGTCCGGGGGTGCGCCGCACTTGGCGGGTGTCGCGCGGGCTCGCGGCCGGGGCGGCGCTACTCGGGCTCGGGTTCCTCGTCGGGCTGGCCGCCGCCCTGTTCGGGGACACCAGCGCCTACATCTACGGCGCCCCGCTCGGCTTCCGCCTGCTGTTCTTCCTGCCGCTGATCGCGCTGGCGCTGACAGCCGGAGCCGTCGGATGCACGATCGCCGGGTGGCGCGGCGCCGCGGTGGTGTCCCGCGTGCACCAGGTGGTCCTGCTCGGCGGGCTGGGCGCGCTGGCCTGGTTCTGCTGGCAGTGGAACCTGCTCGGATGGCAGTTCGGCTGA